The window TGAACTGCGAAACTGGCATCAGCTCGACGCCTTGCGGCGTCTGTTCGGTGTGCCGGGAGATCGATGAGGGGCGCTTCGTCGACCTGATCGAAGTCGACGCCGCCAGCCGTACCAAGGTCGAGGACACCCGCGAACTGCTCGACAACGTGCAGTACGCCCCGAGCCGCGGGCGTTACAAGGTCTACCTGATCGACGAAGTGCACATGCTCTCCACGCACTCGTTCAACGCGCTGCTCAAGACCCTCGAAGAGCCGCCGCCGCACGTCAAATTCCTCCTTGCCACCACCGATCCGCAGAAGCTGCCGGTCACCATCCTCTCGCGCTGCCTGCAGTTCTCGCTGAAGAACATGCCGCCGGAGCGGGTGGTCGAGCACCTGACCCATGTGCTGACTGCCGAGCATGTGCCGTTCGAGGAGGATGCCCTCTGGCTGCTCGGCCGCGCGGCCGACGGTTCGATGCGCGATGCCATGAGCCTGACCGACCAGGCCATCGCCTTCGGCGAAGGCAAGGTGCTGGCCGCCGACGTGCGCGCCATGCTCGGCAGCCTCGATCACGGCCAGGTGTATGGCGTGCTGCACGCGCTGCTGGAAGGTGACGCCCGTGCCTTGCTCGAGGCGGTACGCCAGTTGGCCGAGCAAGGCCCGGACTGGAGCGGCGTGCTGGCGGAAATGCTCAACGTGCTGCACCGCGTGGCTGTTGCCCAGGCGTTGCCGGAGGCGATCGATAACGGCCAGGGCGACCGCGATCGCGTGCTGGCCCTGGCCCAGGCGCTGCCGGCCGAGGATGTGCAGTTCTACTATCAGATGGGCCTGATCGGTCGCCGCGACCTGCCGCTGGCCCCCGACCCGCGCGGCGGCTTCGAGATGGTCCTGCTGCGCATGCTGGCCTTCCGTCCGGCGGACACGGACGACGCGCCGAGGGTGGCGCTAAAGCCGCTAGGGATTAGCCAGGCCACTGCTGATCCCCGTCCCAACCCAGTGGCCGGCGCCGCTATGGCGGCGCCGGCTATTGCCGCCATTGCAGTGGCCTCGACCCACGCGCCAGTACCGGTTGGCGAAGCCGCCACGATGGTGGTCGCTGCCACGCCTGAGCCCGTAGCCGTTGCCGTGCCCACAGTGGTGCCACGCGAAGTGGCGCCTGAGCTAGAGCCTGTTGCCGTCGCCCTGGTCGTAGAGCCGCCGGTAGCGCCGGCAGCAGCGCCTGCCGTGGTCGACCTGCCGTGGGAAGAGCCAAAAGCCGCTGAGCCGCCGGTCGCCGAGGCAGTCGCAGTAGTAGCCGAGTCCGAGCCCGCAGTCGTGGTCCAGGCGCCAACCCCGATCGCGGCACCGACCCCGGTGGCGATTGCCGACAGTGACGACGATGATGAGCCGCCGCTAGCCGATGACGACTATTACGAAGTGGACAGCGAGACGGCCTACCTGGATGTCATGCCCGGTCTGGGCGAGCCTGAGGCCGCCGCCGAGTCCGAGCCGCTGCCCGCCGCGCAGCCGGCCACTGGCCTGGCCGCCGAATGGCTGGACCTGTTCCCGCGCCTGGGTATCAGCGGCCTGACCGGCAGCATCGCCGCCAACTGCTCGCTGGTCGCCGTCGACGGCGATACCTGGCATCTGCACCTGGACCCGGCGCAAAGTGCGTTGTTCAATGCCACTCAAGAACGTCGCCTGAACGAGGCGCTGAACCAATATCACGGCCGCGAGCTCAAGCTGGCGATCGAGCTGCGCAAGCCCGAGCAGGAAACCCCGGCCCAAGCCGCCGCCCGCAAGCGTGCCGAGCGCCAGCGCAATGCGGTGGCTTCGATCCATAACGATCCGCTGGTGCAGCAAATGATCCAACAGTTCGCTGCGGTGATCCGCGAAGACAGCATCGAACCTGTTGAGACCCCCTAACCTAGAAATCCGAGGTAACTCCCCATGATGAAAGGTGGCATGGCAGGCCTGATGAAGCAGGCCCAGCAGATGCAGGAAAAGATGCAGAAGATGCAGGAAGAGCTGGCCAACGCCGAAGTCACCGGCCAGTCGGGCGCCGGTCTGGTCAGCGTGGTGATGAACGGCCGGCACGACGTCAAGCGCGTCAGCCTGGACGACAGCCTGATGCAGGAAGACAAGGAAATCCTCGAAGACCTGATCGCCGCGGCGG is drawn from Pseudomonas cavernae and contains these coding sequences:
- a CDS encoding YbaB/EbfC family nucleoid-associated protein, which encodes MMKGGMAGLMKQAQQMQEKMQKMQEELANAEVTGQSGAGLVSVVMNGRHDVKRVSLDDSLMQEDKEILEDLIAAAVNDAVRKIEANSQDKMSGMTAGMQLPPGFKLPF
- the dnaX gene encoding DNA polymerase III subunit gamma/tau, with the protein product MSYQVLARKWRPRSFREMVGQTHVLKALINALDSQRLHHAYLFTGTRGVGKTTIARIIAKCLNCETGISSTPCGVCSVCREIDEGRFVDLIEVDAASRTKVEDTRELLDNVQYAPSRGRYKVYLIDEVHMLSTHSFNALLKTLEEPPPHVKFLLATTDPQKLPVTILSRCLQFSLKNMPPERVVEHLTHVLTAEHVPFEEDALWLLGRAADGSMRDAMSLTDQAIAFGEGKVLAADVRAMLGSLDHGQVYGVLHALLEGDARALLEAVRQLAEQGPDWSGVLAEMLNVLHRVAVAQALPEAIDNGQGDRDRVLALAQALPAEDVQFYYQMGLIGRRDLPLAPDPRGGFEMVLLRMLAFRPADTDDAPRVALKPLGISQATADPRPNPVAGAAMAAPAIAAIAVASTHAPVPVGEAATMVVAATPEPVAVAVPTVVPREVAPELEPVAVALVVEPPVAPAAAPAVVDLPWEEPKAAEPPVAEAVAVVAESEPAVVVQAPTPIAAPTPVAIADSDDDDEPPLADDDYYEVDSETAYLDVMPGLGEPEAAAESEPLPAAQPATGLAAEWLDLFPRLGISGLTGSIAANCSLVAVDGDTWHLHLDPAQSALFNATQERRLNEALNQYHGRELKLAIELRKPEQETPAQAAARKRAERQRNAVASIHNDPLVQQMIQQFAAVIREDSIEPVETP